The Blastocatellia bacterium genome includes a window with the following:
- the xseB gene encoding exodeoxyribonuclease VII small subunit, producing MTKTTKYTDFESALKELEGIVEQLEGGELPLERALELFERGVTLSRECQKRLDEAERKVEILIKAPGGEYEPVPFEEPPDEEP from the coding sequence ATGACAAAGACAACGAAATACACTGACTTTGAGAGCGCCTTGAAGGAACTCGAAGGGATCGTCGAGCAATTAGAAGGAGGCGAGTTGCCGCTGGAGCGGGCGCTGGAACTTTTCGAGCGGGGCGTGACCCTCTCGCGGGAATGCCAGAAACGACTGGATGAAGCCGAACGCAAAGTCGAAATCCTCATCAAGGCCCCCGGAGGAGAGTACGAACCTGTTCCTTTTGAAGAGCCTCCGGATGAAGAGCCGTGA
- the xseA gene encoding exodeoxyribonuclease VII large subunit, protein MMRSPLARLTNERRALTVTEVTLQIKDLLEGEFPDLWVQGEISNFKAHSSGHWYFTLKDANAQLQCVCFRMNNRIIRFRPEDGLEVYARGRVSVYEKRGEYRLLVSFLEPVGVGSLQLAFEQLKARLAAEGLFDPARKRPLPLIPRKIGIITSRAGAAIRDMLRVLKRRNRGIDILIFDVRVQGEGAAEEIARAIEVMNRRADVDVLIVGRGGGSIEDLWAFNEEVVARAIYNSRIPIISAVGHETDFTIADFVADLRAPTPSAAAEMVAARKDELIERFAVLEQRLIKAMKYFIVRLRERVSQVQARHGFNQAPSVLQQYIQRVDDLDYRLQISIHRCLSSRREKFVTLSMRLAALRPSRRLAEMRGRVAISHNRLLSLIGEHLAAHRRRLGIAAGKLDALSPLAVLARGYALVWDQHGHLLRRAADVAVGDRLRIRLSQGLLTARTEEVIAHDKDNEIH, encoded by the coding sequence ATGATGCGCTCGCCGCTGGCCAGGCTCACAAACGAACGTCGTGCGCTGACCGTCACGGAAGTGACGCTTCAGATCAAGGATCTGCTGGAGGGGGAATTCCCCGATCTGTGGGTCCAGGGCGAGATCTCCAATTTCAAGGCGCACAGTTCCGGTCACTGGTACTTCACCTTGAAGGATGCCAACGCCCAGCTTCAGTGCGTCTGTTTTCGCATGAATAATCGGATCATTCGGTTTCGCCCGGAGGATGGGTTGGAGGTCTATGCGCGAGGTCGGGTCAGCGTCTACGAGAAACGCGGCGAGTACCGGCTGCTTGTGAGCTTCCTGGAGCCGGTGGGCGTCGGCTCCTTGCAACTGGCCTTCGAACAGTTGAAAGCGCGATTGGCCGCCGAGGGGCTCTTCGATCCGGCCCGCAAGCGTCCGCTGCCGCTCATCCCGCGAAAGATCGGCATCATCACCTCGCGGGCCGGAGCGGCGATCCGAGATATGCTGCGCGTGCTCAAGCGACGCAATCGCGGCATTGATATTTTGATCTTTGATGTGCGGGTGCAGGGCGAAGGCGCAGCCGAGGAGATCGCGCGTGCCATCGAGGTGATGAATCGGCGCGCGGATGTAGATGTGCTCATCGTGGGCCGAGGGGGCGGCTCCATCGAAGATCTTTGGGCCTTCAACGAAGAGGTCGTCGCCCGCGCCATTTATAACTCGCGCATCCCGATCATCTCCGCCGTCGGGCATGAGACCGACTTCACCATCGCCGATTTCGTCGCCGATCTCCGGGCTCCAACGCCATCGGCCGCAGCGGAGATGGTGGCCGCCCGAAAGGATGAATTGATCGAGCGGTTCGCGGTGCTCGAACAGCGCTTGATCAAGGCCATGAAATATTTCATCGTTCGGCTGCGCGAGCGCGTCTCTCAGGTCCAGGCCCGCCACGGCTTCAATCAAGCGCCCAGCGTGCTGCAGCAATATATTCAGCGGGTGGATGATCTCGATTATCGGTTGCAGATCTCCATCCATCGGTGCCTGAGCAGTCGTCGGGAGAAGTTCGTCACCCTCTCGATGCGTCTGGCCGCCCTTCGTCCGAGCCGACGTCTGGCCGAGATGCGCGGGCGGGTTGCCATCTCGCACAACCGCTTGCTAAGTCTCATCGGCGAACATCTGGCCGCCCACCGTCGTCGCCTCGGTATTGCGGCGGGCAAGCTTGATGCCCTCAGCCCGCTGGCCGTTCTGGCTCGCGGCTATGCGCTGGTCTGGGACCAGCACGGTCATCTCCTGCGCCGGGCCGCTGATGTCGCCGTGGGAGATCGCTTGCGCATTCGGCTCTCTCAGGGCCTGCTCACCGCCCGTACCGAAGAGGTGATCGCTCATGACAAAGACAACGAAATACACTGA